The genomic segment CCATTTCACGCATGTACATACGGACTGGATCGGTTGTGCGACCTAATTCGCTCTCTACCGTTGCAAGTGCAGCTGCTGCTTCTTCTGCTGCATCTTCATCGGTGTTGTCCTCAGACATCATCATTTCATCGGCATCTGGCGCTTGTTCATAAACGCGGATACCCATGTCATTGATCATCTGGACAATATCTTCAATCTGATCTGAATCGACCATGTCAGCTGGCAAGTGGTCATTGACTTCAGCATAGGTTAAATAACCTTGCTCTTTACCTTTAGCAAGCAACAATTTAAGTTGCGACTGCGGAGTATGCTCCATAGATATCATCCAAGTTGGGTAACTGAAATAACGACTGGACACTAGCCGAAGCATAAGTGCCAAGCAAATCGTCAATTATAGCTGTATGAACTAAAGTACGCTAGTCCATGACATTGCTTTACTGAACATTTTTGAAATAAAAAATGTGCTTACGCAATGCCTTTCATGATAGAAATCAGCTTCGTTAGCTGAATTTTTTCAGCTTTTGTTAGAGTTTGTTTAAGACTCAGTTCTTGATAGCGCTGTTCAATATATTGATTGTTCAGCCAGATCAAGGTTTGCTTAAACTCCTGAACTAAGTTTTCATCCGCCACTTGGTGGTCCCATTGGGCCAATTTTATCAAGGCACTTTTTTGTTCGTGCTCTCGATACATCTCAAGTAGTTGTGCGCTGTTAAACTGTTGTTCACGAGTTAAGTTTAGCAAATCAATGAGCAATGCAATGCCAGGGATTTGCAAATGGGCTAATGCGGGTTGAGCAGCTAGGCCAAACCCTAATTCAGGACGTTGCACTAATAATGCAATTGCTAATCGCAATGGCGTACCACGACCTTGTAAGCCCTTTTTATTCATAGGCTGCTGTTGTTTAACAGCAAAACCCAATTTTTTCTTTAAATCATCTGCGCTATTCATACCAATTTTATGCGCAAGATTCTCTAAGAGTAAATTCTGTAGAACGGTATCTTGTACTCGTTCAATGAGTGTAATGGCTTGTTTGGCCAGTGCACTTTTATCTGTGCCATATTGGGCTGTTAATGTCTCAAATAAGAATGCGGGCAAGTCGAGCGCATCGAGCATTAATTTTTCAAAACCGTCTTTACCAACTTGACGAACCATCGTATCTGGATCTTCGCCTTGGGGTAAAAACATAAACCGAACCACATCACCTGGCTTTAATAAGGGCAGTGCAGTTTCAAGTGCACGCCAAGCAGCGGCTTTACCTGCTTTATCACCGTCGTAGCAACAAATGACTTCTTTAGCACTACGTACAAGTAACTGAAATTGTTCAGCTGTTGTCGCAGTACCTAATGAAGCAACAGCATAATCTACATCAAATTGGGCTAATGCAACAACGTCCATATATCCTTCAACAATCAACACTTGTTGTGGATCTCGATGACGCTGTTTTAACTCATAAAGGCCGTAAAGCTCGTTGCCCTTATGAAATATGGGCGTTTCTGGCGAATTCAAGTACTTTGGTGTTCCATCGCCTAAAACTCGACCACCAAAGCCAACTACACGACCTCTGCGGTCGCGAATTGGAAACATTAACCGATCTCTAAACCGGTCATAGCGCTTACCGTTATCATTGGCGATTAGCATGCCAGCAGTTAGCAACTTGTCTTGTGCAGCTTGGTTTTGACGGTATCTACCTAAAAGGCCATCCCAGCCATCTGGCGCAAAGCCTATTCCAAATTGTTCTACTACTTTTGAAGACAGTCCGCGAAAATCTAAATAGTCGATGACTTTTTGTTTGTCTGAGTGCTGGCGCAATTGACTTTGATAGTAAAGATTGGCTTCTTCCATCAATTGATATAAATCGCGACTCAAACCTTGATCTTTTTTGGGACCCGTACCTTGTTCTCTTGGTACATCTAATCCCAATTTACCAGCGAGTTCCTCAATGGCATCAACAAACTCCAATCGATCATATTCCATAATAAAATCGATGGCATTGCCATGGGCACCACAGCCAAAACAGTGATAAAACTGCTTATCTTGACTCACGGTAAATGAAGGTGATTTTTCGCTATGAAAAGGACAACACGCAGAGTGATTTTTCCCTGCTTTTTTCAAAGGAACACGATGATCAATCAGATCAACAATGTCTGTGCGAGCTATGAGCTCATTGATAAAGTCACGAGGTATCGCCATAAATGCTATAGGTCTCGCATTACCATGTAGATAAAACAAACAAGCCGCGCAATAATGCACGGCTTATTCAACATTAAAATTTAACTAGTTTAATTTAGCACGAATTTGGCTGCCAATGGCACCCATATCTGCACGGCCTTGAACTTTAGATTTTAATGCTCCCATTACTTTGCCCATATCCGCCATGGATGATGCACCTACCTGAGCGATAGCTTCATCAATAATTGCCGCAACTTCTTCTTCTGTTAAAGGAGAAGGCAAGAAAGTTTCAATAACTTGAATCTCTTCTGCTTCAGATGCTGCTAACTCCGGGCGACCTGCTGACTCATATTGAGCAATAGAATCGCGACGTTGTTTTACCATTTTGGTTAAAACGGCTATTGTTTGTTCGTCAGTCAGAGTTTCGCGGGTATCCACTTCAATCTGTTTAACGGCAGACAATGCCATACGAATAGTCCCCAAACGTGCCTTATCTTTGGCACGCATGGCTTCTTTCATTTGGTCTTTTAGCTGTTCAACTAGGCTCATAATGAGATTAGTATAAACGTACGCGACGTGCGTTTTCGCGAGAAAGCTTCTTAGCTAGACGCTTAACAGCGGCAGCTTTTGCGCGCTTACGTGCAGAAGTTGGCTTCTCGTAGAATTCACGAGCGCGAACATCAGCTAAGATACCTGCTTTTTCACAAGAGCGCTTGAAACGACGAAGAGCTACGTCGAATGGTTCGTTTTCACGTACTTTAATAATTGGCATACGCCATCACCCCTTAGGTGTAGTTAATTTGGCACTACCATCAAAGGTAGATTAACCAAGGCTATTTAAAATGGTGCGAAATTTTACACCGATAATGATGCTTTTGTAAACCCCCTTTATGGGCGACTTTGTGTAATTGGCTTGTCATATTTTGCAGTTAGTCCCTTGATGACTGGAATAACCTCTCATCAAGAGGTAGAATTGCCGCCCTTACATTTTTAGGAAGATGAGCTGCTATGCGGGTTTTAGGTATTGAAACATCTTGTGATGAAACAGGAATTGCTGTGTTTGATGACGAGCAAGGATTGTTATCACATGCTTTATATAGTCAAGTAAAGTTACATGCTGATTATGGCGGCGTTGTACCTGAGTTAGCCTCACGAGATCATGTTCGTAAAATTGTCCCATTAATTAAGCAAGCGTTAAAAGAGGCCAATTCAACGGTCGATGACATTGATGGTATTGCCTTTACCAAAGGCCCTGGCTTAATTGGTGCTTTATTAGTGGGGGCATGTGTAGGTCGCTCTTTAGCCTATTCATGGGATAAACCTGCGATTGGTGTACATCACATGGAAGGGCATTTACTTGCGCCGATGCTTGAAGATGATGCGCCAGAGTTTCCTTTTCTTGCTTTATTGGTATCTGGCGGACACTCGATGCTTGTTAAGGTCGATGGTATCGGCCAATACGAAGTGTTAGGCGAATCAGTGGATGATGCGGCAGGTGAAGCGTTCGATAAAACCGCTAAATTAATGGGGCTAGATTATCCTGGCGGACCTCGCTTAGCTAAGCTTGCATCAAAAGGTGTCGAAGCGGGTTACAAGTTCCCAAGACCAATGACAGACAAACCAGGCTTAAATTTCAGTTTTTCAGGTTTGAAAACATTTACTGCCAATACAATTGCTGCAGAGCCTGATGATGAACAAACACGTGCTAATATTGCGCGTGCGTTTGAAGAAGCGGTAGTGGATACGCTTGCGATAAAATGTCAACGAGCCCTTAAATTAACCGGTTATAACCGACTTGTCGTCGCAGGTGGAGTCAGCGCCAATACTCGTTTAAGAGAAAATCTCGCGACTATGATGGCAAAGCTCAATGGTGAGGTATTTTATCCGCGTGGTGAATTTTGTACCGATAATGGCGCTATGATTGCTTTCGCTGGTTTACAGCGCCTAAAAGCAGGACAAACCGAAGATTTAGAAGTGAAAGGTCAGCCTCGCTGGCCTTTAGATACGTTAGATGCCATTTAATATTTATAACGTGTAATAGGCTTGGTGCTTTAAATGTAAGCGGCTAAAGTACCCGTAAAAAAACCTAAGCTACGGCTTAGGTTTTTTTATTTGATTTTTTATCTATCCAGTGTGAAGGGGATTAAATCAATTGTGTTCAGTTGATGCTTTCTTTTTTCTCGATAACTTACTTTCTTCACCAATACGTAAGCGCTTTATGTTGTCTTTATGCCTAATTACAATTAGCAGTGACAGCATAGCAACAGGAATGGTAAACCTGTCATCAAGCCACCAAGTATAAACGGGAGCGAGTATGGCGGTTAAGATAGCTGCAAGAGATGAATAACGAGTCAAAAAGACAAAGACTATCCATGTGGCAATTAAACATAATGCTAAATCCCCGCCAATCGGTGCCATAGCACCAAATGCTGTAGCAACACCTTTACCGCCTTGGAAATTAAAAAATATCGGGTAGATATGGCCTAAACAGGCTGCAATAGCGATTAAGCCTAACGAAACGGCATCTTGTCCTAGCACATAGCTAAAATAACTTGGGGCTGCTCCTTTGAGCATGTCAAAAAATAACACTAATGCCGCTGAACTGGCACCACCAATCCTGAGCACATTTGTTGCGCCTGGATTCCCCGAGCCTTCCGTGCGGGGATCTGGCAAACCACGTAATTTACATACGAGAATTGCACTTGAGATAGAACCGGCTAAGTAGGCGGTTATAATCATCAAAATAGTGATTGTAACTGCGCTCAAATTGGTTTCCTTTCACTTCTTAGGGTATCATCGCCCATTAATTTATTTCACTTGAGACGTAACCTGATAATTGGGTTAATACGCTCTGTTACATCGTGACACGTTCAAAGATTACAGCCGTTATCCTACTGCGTAAATCGCTTAGGAAAAAGACGAGATCTATAATAACTGCTATTTGAGTTAATTTTCAGCCTTTTCAGCTGAAATATTTATGAAAAGACGTGTAAACCGTGGAGTTCACATGGATAAAGTATTAATACGCGAACTAAAAGTTGAAACTGTTATCGGTATTTATGAGTGGGAAAAGAAAATACACCAAACATTACTGATAGATTTAGATATGGCTTGGGATAACAAACTGGCTGCCGCTTCAGACGATTATCAACATGCTCTGTGTTATGAAACTGTCTCTAATCGTTTAACTGCGCTAATTACTGAAAAGCCGATAGAGTTGATTGAAACCGTTGCTGAAATGGTCGCTAATTGTTTAATCAATGAATTTAATGTTTTGTGGGTAAAGGTCGCTGTTATGAAACCGGGTGCAGTACCAACGGCAAAATCAGTCGGCGTAGTCATTGAACGTGGTCATATATGATGTCCATCGTTAATGGACTTTATTTAAGTGGTAATCACATTTAATTGACAGTTAACATGTTTCAATTAATCAATATTCATAATCGCTCTGTATAATTTCGGATGAGTTAATGGCACGTATTTATATCAGCTTGGGCACCAACATTGATCCTGTTGAGCACATGCAGTCGGGACTAATTGACCTACACGAACAATTTGGTCAATTAACCCTATCAAGAATGTTTGAAAGTGAAGCTGTGGGCTTTAATGGCACTAACTTTTTAAATATGGTTGCTGCAGCAGATACTGAAATGAGTATTGCGGATGTGGTTGCCACTTTTAAACGTATTGAAAAACAAAATGG from the Shewanella japonica genome contains:
- the plsY gene encoding glycerol-3-phosphate 1-O-acyltransferase PlsY, encoding MSAVTITILMIITAYLAGSISSAILVCKLRGLPDPRTEGSGNPGATNVLRIGGASSAALVLFFDMLKGAAPSYFSYVLGQDAVSLGLIAIAACLGHIYPIFFNFQGGKGVATAFGAMAPIGGDLALCLIATWIVFVFLTRYSSLAAILTAILAPVYTWWLDDRFTIPVAMLSLLIVIRHKDNIKRLRIGEESKLSRKKKASTEHN
- the tsaD gene encoding tRNA (adenosine(37)-N6)-threonylcarbamoyltransferase complex transferase subunit TsaD, coding for MRVLGIETSCDETGIAVFDDEQGLLSHALYSQVKLHADYGGVVPELASRDHVRKIVPLIKQALKEANSTVDDIDGIAFTKGPGLIGALLVGACVGRSLAYSWDKPAIGVHHMEGHLLAPMLEDDAPEFPFLALLVSGGHSMLVKVDGIGQYEVLGESVDDAAGEAFDKTAKLMGLDYPGGPRLAKLASKGVEAGYKFPRPMTDKPGLNFSFSGLKTFTANTIAAEPDDEQTRANIARAFEEAVVDTLAIKCQRALKLTGYNRLVVAGGVSANTRLRENLATMMAKLNGEVFYPRGEFCTDNGAMIAFAGLQRLKAGQTEDLEVKGQPRWPLDTLDAI
- the folB gene encoding dihydroneopterin aldolase, whose protein sequence is MDKVLIRELKVETVIGIYEWEKKIHQTLLIDLDMAWDNKLAAASDDYQHALCYETVSNRLTALITEKPIELIETVAEMVANCLINEFNVLWVKVAVMKPGAVPTAKSVGVVIERGHI
- a CDS encoding GatB/YqeY domain-containing protein encodes the protein MSLVEQLKDQMKEAMRAKDKARLGTIRMALSAVKQIEVDTRETLTDEQTIAVLTKMVKQRRDSIAQYESAGRPELAASEAEEIQVIETFLPSPLTEEEVAAIIDEAIAQVGASSMADMGKVMGALKSKVQGRADMGAIGSQIRAKLN
- the dnaG gene encoding DNA primase, coding for MAIPRDFINELIARTDIVDLIDHRVPLKKAGKNHSACCPFHSEKSPSFTVSQDKQFYHCFGCGAHGNAIDFIMEYDRLEFVDAIEELAGKLGLDVPREQGTGPKKDQGLSRDLYQLMEEANLYYQSQLRQHSDKQKVIDYLDFRGLSSKVVEQFGIGFAPDGWDGLLGRYRQNQAAQDKLLTAGMLIANDNGKRYDRFRDRLMFPIRDRRGRVVGFGGRVLGDGTPKYLNSPETPIFHKGNELYGLYELKQRHRDPQQVLIVEGYMDVVALAQFDVDYAVASLGTATTAEQFQLLVRSAKEVICCYDGDKAGKAAAWRALETALPLLKPGDVVRFMFLPQGEDPDTMVRQVGKDGFEKLMLDALDLPAFLFETLTAQYGTDKSALAKQAITLIERVQDTVLQNLLLENLAHKIGMNSADDLKKKLGFAVKQQQPMNKKGLQGRGTPLRLAIALLVQRPELGFGLAAQPALAHLQIPGIALLIDLLNLTREQQFNSAQLLEMYREHEQKSALIKLAQWDHQVADENLVQEFKQTLIWLNNQYIEQRYQELSLKQTLTKAEKIQLTKLISIMKGIA
- the rpsU gene encoding 30S ribosomal protein S21 — protein: MPIIKVRENEPFDVALRRFKRSCEKAGILADVRAREFYEKPTSARKRAKAAAVKRLAKKLSRENARRVRLY